The following are encoded together in the Malaya genurostris strain Urasoe2022 chromosome 3, Malgen_1.1, whole genome shotgun sequence genome:
- the LOC131439519 gene encoding AP-2 complex subunit mu — MIGGLFVYNHKGEVLISRVYRDDIGRNAVDAFRVNVIHARQQVRSPVTNIARTSFFHIKRANIWLAAVTKQNVNAAMVFEFLLKIIDVMQSYFGKISEENIKNNFVLIYELLDEILDFGYPQNTDTGVLKTFITQQGIKTATKEEQAQITSQVTGQIGWRREGIKYRRNELFLDVLEYVNLLMSPQGQVLSAHVAGKVVMKSYLSGMPECKFGINDKIVMEAKGRSGISGNADNEVSRSGKPVVVIDDCQFHQCVKLSKFETEHSISFIPPDGEFELMRYRTTKDISLPFRVIPLVREVGRTKMEVKVVLKSNFKPSLLGQKIEVKIPTPLNTSGVQLICLKGKAKYKASENAIVWKIKRMAGMKETQLSAEIELLETDTKKKWTRPPISMNFEVPFAPSGFKVRYLKVFEPKLNYSDHDVIKWVRYIGRSGLYETRC, encoded by the exons ATGATAGGCGGGCTGTTTGTTTATAATCACAAAGGGGAAGTGTTGATCTCCCGCGTGTACCGAGATGACATTGGTCGGAATGCGGTGGATGCTTTCCGAGTGAACGTTATTCACGCTCGGCAGCAGGTCCGCTCGCCGGTGACTAACATTGCGAGAACTAGTTTCTTTCATATCAAG agaGCTAACATTTGGTTAGCCGCGGTCACCAAGCAAAATGTTAACGCCGCCATGGTGTTTGAGTTTTTGCTCAAAATTATTGATGTTATGCAATCGTACTTTGGCAAAATCTCGGAGGAAAACATTAAAAACAACTTCGTGCTGATCTATGAACTGTTGGATG AAATTTTGGACTTTGGATATCCGCAAAATACGGATACTGGTGTCCTAAAGACATTCATCACCCAGCAAGGAATAAAGACTGCGACAAAAGAGGAACAAGCCCAAATTACCTCCCAAGTTACCGGTCAAATCGGATGGCGTCGGGAAGGTATCAAATATCGCCGTAACGAACTGTTCCTGGATGTGCTGGAGTACGTTAATTTGCTGATGAGTCCGCAAGGTCAGGTCCTGTCCGCTCACGTAGCCGGAAAAGTTGTCATGAAGTCGTATCTCTCAG GAATGCCCGAATGTAAATTCGGCATCAACGATAAGATCGTGATGGAGGCTAAGGGTCGTAGTGGCATATCTGGAAATGCGGATAATGAAGTTTCTCGTTCGGGTAAGCCTGTTGTGGTGATCGACGATTGCCAGTTCCATCAATGCGTCAAGTTGAGTAAATTCGAAACGGAGCACTCGATTAGTTTTATCCCGCCGGATGGTGAGTTCGAACTGATGCGCTACCGAACAACCAAGGATATTTCGTTGCCATTCCGTGTGATTCCGCTGGTGCGCGAGGTTGGCCGCACGAAAATGGAGGTGAAGGTGGTgctcaaatcgaatttcaaaccgTCTCTGCTGGGACAGAAGATTGAGGTGAAAATCCCGACGCCGCTGAACACATCTGGAGTGCAGTTGATCTGTCTGAAGGGCAAAGCCAAGTATAAGGCATCGGAGAATGCAATCGTGTGGAA AATCAAACGAATGGCTGGAATGAAGGAAACTCAACTGTCCGCAGAAATCGAACTGCTGGAAACTGATACGAAGAAGAAATGGACACGGCCGCCCATTTCGATGAACTTTGAGGTTCCGTTTGCACCGTCCGGGTTCAAG gtGCGTTATCTAAAGGTGTTCGAACCCAAACTGAACTACTCTGATCACGATGTAATCAAATGGGTGCGTTACATTGGCCGAAGCGGACTGTACGAGACGCGGTGCTAA